One genomic segment of Clostridium estertheticum subsp. estertheticum includes these proteins:
- a CDS encoding sensor histidine kinase yields the protein MTREIILDIVEALLLLGVFSSLTNQKKYIVTNKLKSGLFCILYVCATCLSTFYVNNLYHTLTNIVVSILLLKLITKTSLYLSTIIFSLFFTIIFTTETFVQFIEIFLLKVNLNEILSVNKYLFIFIILGKFLQIVIVILLLKFDVYFKSILINEEKSLFSEFLIQIGIFNLFIYILIFSVLDIKSNKTYNMLIYGILLVFSIIAVIYLKEREKMININSKYKIQKYQISNMEEIMSIIRQEKHDYANHINVIQALCCLNKPNAVEKIKEYVSKISDTIHTSFTYLNTGNDYIDGLLSIKNNYAMKNKINFNVIIDESFNFLKIREDELISIISNIIDNAFEVLKLKSYTENKEISITTYLQNTTFCIEIENNGERIPEEIKNKIFEKGFSTKTKQEGDNGFGLYITKQLVEHNNGNISVESVSGKTKFLVEFKM from the coding sequence ATGACTAGAGAAATAATACTTGATATTGTAGAAGCATTATTATTATTAGGAGTTTTTAGCTCTTTAACTAATCAGAAAAAGTATATAGTAACAAATAAATTAAAATCAGGACTGTTTTGTATATTATACGTTTGTGCTACTTGTTTAAGTACATTTTATGTAAATAATTTATATCATACACTGACTAATATAGTGGTTTCTATCCTACTATTAAAATTGATTACAAAAACAAGTCTTTATTTATCTACTATCATATTTTCTCTGTTTTTTACAATAATCTTTACTACAGAAACTTTTGTTCAGTTCATTGAGATATTTTTACTTAAAGTGAATTTAAATGAAATTTTATCGGTTAATAAATACTTATTTATCTTCATTATTTTGGGCAAATTCCTACAAATAGTGATTGTTATATTACTTTTAAAATTCGATGTATATTTTAAAAGTATATTGATTAATGAGGAAAAATCTCTTTTCTCTGAATTTCTAATACAAATTGGTATCTTCAATTTATTTATATACATTTTAATTTTTAGTGTGTTAGATATTAAGAGTAATAAAACATACAATATGTTAATTTATGGAATACTTTTAGTATTTTCAATAATTGCAGTTATATACTTAAAAGAAAGAGAGAAAATGATTAATATAAATAGCAAATATAAAATTCAAAAGTACCAAATTTCTAATATGGAAGAAATAATGAGCATCATCAGACAAGAAAAACATGATTATGCTAACCATATCAATGTTATACAAGCATTATGTTGTTTAAACAAACCGAATGCTGTTGAGAAAATAAAAGAATATGTATCAAAAATTTCGGATACAATTCATACATCATTTACATATCTAAATACAGGAAATGATTATATCGATGGATTGTTATCAATAAAAAATAACTATGCAATGAAAAATAAAATAAATTTTAATGTGATAATTGATGAATCTTTCAATTTTTTAAAAATTAGGGAAGATGAATTAATCAGTATTATTAGTAATATTATAGATAATGCATTTGAAGTGTTGAAATTAAAATCATATACTGAAAATAAGGAAATATCGATTACTACTTATTTACAGAATACAACATTTTGTATCGAAATAGAAAATAATGGGGAGCGAATTCCGGAAGAAATAAAAAATAAAATTTTTGAAAAAGGGTTTTCTACAAAAACGAAGCAAGAAGGTGACAATGGGTTTGGGCTATATATTACTAAACAATTAGTCGAGCATAATAATGGGAACATATCTGTAGAAAGTGTTTCGGGAAAAACCAAATTTCTAGTTGAATTTAAGATGTAA